The following coding sequences lie in one Populus trichocarpa isolate Nisqually-1 chromosome 14, P.trichocarpa_v4.1, whole genome shotgun sequence genomic window:
- the LOC7462007 gene encoding syntaxin-22, whose amino-acid sequence MSFQDFQNGKRPSSSSSTSRSPSQAVAAGIFQINTAVAGFRRLVDAIGTDKDTPEHRHKLHNSRQRILQLVKETSAKLKSLSELDHDPDINPSKKIEDAKLARDFQITLQEFQKVQQLASERESTYSPSLPPQSSLPPSSGSGEYVIASMDQDNQPFLREQRRQEVILLDNEVAFNEAIIEEREQGIRDIEEQIGEANEIFKDLAVLVHDQGVVIDDIHSNIDSSATATTQARVQLSKASKTVKSKCSWCWWLLGIAVVVLVVLLLILIL is encoded by the exons ATGAGCTTCCAAGATTTTCAAAATGGCAAGAGACCTTCCTCCAGTTCTTCCACTTCCAGAAGCCCATCCCAAGCGGTGGCGGCCGGTATTTTCCAAATCAACACAGCCGTTGCCGGCTTCCGTCGTCTTGTCGATGCCATCGGAACCGACAAGGACACTCCTGAACACCGACATAAACT GCATAATTCAAGGCAACGGATTCTGCAGTTAGTTAAAGAGACTTCTGCTAAACTCAAGTCGTTGAGCGAACTCGACCACGATCCTGacatcaat CcgagcaagaaaattgaagatgcGAAGCTAGCAAGAGATTTTCAAATCACATTGCAAGAGTTCCAGAAAGTCCAACAGCTTGCCTCTGAGCGCGAGTCCACTTACTCTCCTTCTCTACCTCCTCAATCTTCTTTGCCTCCTTC CTCTGGCTCTGGTGAATATGTGATCGCTAGTATGGATCAAGATAACCAACCTTTTTTAAGGGAACAGAGAAG GCAGGAGGTAATACTTCTGGATAATGAAGTCGCATTTAATGAAGCCATAATTGAGGAAAGGGAACAGGGTATTAGAGACATAGAGGAACAAAttggagaagcaaatgaaaTATTCAAGGATCTTGCTGTTCTAGTTCATGACCAGGGTGTGGTTATTG ATGATATTCACTCAAACATTGATTCTTCTGCTACTGCAACAACGCAAGCAAGAGTTCAGCTATCCAAGGCTTCGAAAACCGTGAAATCTAAATGCTCATGG TGCTGGTGGCTACTGGGAATTGCTGTCGTTGTACTCGTTGTCCTTCTCCTCATCCTCATTTTATAG